The stretch of DNA CCCTCGCCCCGGCGCTCAGTCGCGAACTCGGGGTCGGCCTCGGCGTGATCCAGCGCGTACCGACAGCGACCGTCGCTCGTGAGGTGGTCACAGCGCCCGGCGACCGCGTAGGGGTCGTCGACGGCCGGACCGGCGTCCCTCGGGCGTCTCCTCCATAGCCGCGATGGGGCACGCTCGGCCTTGAACGCTCGGTCCCGGACGACGGAACGCTTAGTAGGGCGGCGGCGGGAGCGGGTGGCGTGCGACTCGTCCACCACCCGCGACGGCGGGAGGGACCCACCGACGGCCGACGAAGCGGAAGTCGACGGCGTCGAGACGCGGCTGCTCGCCGACGACGTGGAGTTGGCGGAGGGGCCGCTGGCCCAGTCACTGGGGCTGATGTTCCGTCGCTCGATCCCCGAGGGGTACGCGCTGGCGTTCCCGTTCGACGAGCCGGCGAGCCGGACGATTCACACCTTCTTCGTGTTCGAAACCGCTCGACGTGCTCTGGCTGATCGACGACGAGGTGGTGAAAGTCGAACGCCTGCGACCGTTCCGCGGGCTCGCCGCGGGCTCGCCGACACGGTCGTCGAACTCCCGGCCGGCGCCGCCGACGGCGTCGAACCCGGCGACACGGTCGAGGTCGTTAGCGTGACAGGTCGAGAGACGGCGACCGACTACGATCGAAACAGCTCGGCGGGCGCTCGACCGTCGAGGGTGAGAACGCCTACGCCGACCGATAAATCGTCGTCTGCCTGTGGCACTCACCTTCGATAATTTCGGCGTATGAACCGCCAGCACGACGATCGAACAGTTTCTTCAACTGTCCAGCCCAAGGTGACAGTATGACCCTCGTCGTGCCGTTCGACGGTTCGGAGCTCGCGGAGGCTGCACTCGTCCGGGCGACAGCGCTCGACGCCGTGTTCGAGGAGGGCGTCGTCGCCGTGACCATCGTGCCGAACGGGAACCGCGAGTACGCCCGGGAGGCGGGCTGGGATCGACGACGGCGAGTTCGAGCTCGACGCGATCACCGAGCGGCTCGAAAAGCAGGTGGCCGCACTCGCGCCCGACGCCCGGTACCGATACGACATCGTGGGGCAGTACGCCTCCGCGGGCACCATCTCCAAGCGTGTCCGGGAGGTCGCCCGCGAGGAGGACGCGTCGATGGTGGTGATCGGCAGCGAGAACGCCGGCCACCTCACGGTGTCGGTCAGCAGCGTCGGCGGCGGGATCGCAGCCGACAACGCGTACGACGTGCTGGTGGTTCGGAACCGGAGCCCGTCGAAGGTGGAGCGAGTGCGGGAGGCGTCGCCGGAGAGAGTGACCGATTCGGGGTTCTACCGTTCGGAGTAGTCGAACGGGAGGGCGTTCGACGGGCGTCGGCTCCCGGGAGCGGGGGACCGCGCTCCGGCTGAGGTCACGAGCACGGAACGTCGAAATGGCGGTAGCGATCGTCTACTCAGGGATTTATACATTTGTTGGAAAACAGAAATAAGCCAAGTACTATGCGTACAGTTCTCATATAGGAGCCGTGGCGTTCTCATTCCTCGGGATCCAGCCGAAACACGGCGTCTACTCGCTGGGGATCCTCTGTTTCGGGCTGGGGGTCGTTCACCTCCTCACGGAGGGGGAGGGGCTGGGGACGGCGCTCGAATCGTTCATCATCTGCAGCATGTCGGGGCTCGTTCTCGTGACCGGCTATCAGCTGGCGGACCGGCCGATCTCGAAGCGGGGACAGTGGCAAACGGTCTGGGTGGGAGTGGGGGTGATGGTGTCGTTCGCGCTGTTGGCGCTCTCGATCTGGCTGATCTGGTCACTCGAAGGCGATCAGACGGAGCTGTCCTTTCTCGTCTCGTTTGCGAGCAGCCTCGGAGCGGCGGTCGGCGTCCGCGGCGGGCTGTACGCGATCGAGTCCGAGGAACGGCTCGACGAGGCCCGGGACCTCGCGAATCTCCTCACGATCAATCAGCGCGTGCTCCGGCACAACCTCCGGAACGAGCTCTCGGTTTCGTTGGGGTATCTCAGGAACATCGAGGCGGCTGATCGGTCCGCGGAGACCGAACGGGACGTCCGGATGATCGAGAAGCATCTCCAGCGGCTGCTCACGACCACCGACCGGACGCGGGAGATCGTCTCGATCTGGGAGAACGATCGGACGGTAGAGTTCGACCTCGCGACAGTGCTCGAAGGGCAGATCGCGCGGATCCGGGAAGAGTACCCGGGCGTCGAGATCGCGACGGAGTTCGAGGCAGACTGCCGCGTGAACTGCCACTCTGCCCTCCCGAGAGCGATCAGAGAAGCGCTCGAGAACGCGATCGAGCACACCCCCGAGGGTACCTCGATCACTGCCCGCGTCCGCCGGGGTCGGGACGGGAAGGCGGTGGTGGAGATCTGCGATACGGGAAAGGGGATCCCCAAGTTCGACGTCGAAGCGATCGAGGGCCAGAAGGAGACGCCGCTCAACCACACCCAGGGGCTAGGGCTGTGGATCATCTACTGGACGGTCAAGGTGTCGGACGGGACGCTCGACCTGGTGGCGGGCAGTCCGCAGGGGACGACCGTGCGGATAACGCTCCCGGAAGCGGGGTAGGCGGTGAGGTGCTACGCCGGGTGTCGACGCTCGGCAGCCAGCACTACCGCTGTGCCCTATTGATCGACTCGAAGAAGTGGGACCGCCGAGGGGCTAACCCACGCCTTCTCGTACAATACACCAACCGTTGACTGTTGAAACTGCCGTCTGAGTCATAGTCCTGTGTTCGCTATTGGGCCCCGACGCCGAGCGAGATCCTCGCCAAGGTCGGGCTTATCGTAGTACGCTCGAATCGTGTCCGGCATCGCGTCGACGCGCCCCGCGACGTGCGCAATCCGAACACCCCGGTTCCGCAAGTCCGTGATCCGGCCCGTCCGGATCGGGTGCGGACTCAAGCTCGAAGGACACTTGCTCTCGTGGCCGTGCTCGCGGTACAGGCAGGCCTCCGGCTCCTCGCCGTGCGGACAGCCACCCCGCGAACAGGGCTGCGTGAGAGTATACGTGGTCCGGCGGATCGTCGACGACGTGGGCCGACCGAACTTCGTCGTAAACAGCGGTTCCCGACCGAACTCGTCAGTCCGCTTCTTCCGGTGCTCCCGAATGTAGTCGCGGAGAACGTCGACGGTCTTCTCGTCGAGCACGTTCATCCGCTCCCCGTTCTGGCCGTTCTTCAGCCGCGTCTCCGACTCCGGCCGACTAACGAACGTCACCGTCCCGTCCTCCGCGTCGAAGTCGTCAACATCGAGCGCCTGAACGCCAGAAATCCGGGCTCCCGTGTCCCACAACGTCAGAAACAACGCGTGGTCACGCGTCGCGTAGCGATACTTGTCGAGGTGAGCCAGAATCGCCATCACCCGCTCCCGGCTGATGGTCAAGTCACTCGACTCCTCGCCCTTCGTCAGCGACGGGATGTGGTGGCCGATCTTCTCCACCAACGCCGGTTCCACCGCCTCGAGCGCGACCCCGTACTCCAAGAACTGCCGGACCGTCCGGAGTTCGTTCTTCATCGTGGTCCGGTTCACCGCCGGGTCGCGGTAGTCGCGGTACTCCTTGATGTCGCGGCCGTCGACGTTGTTCAGGTTCAGCATCCCCTCCGACTCGCACCACGAAACGAACAGCTCGACCCGTCGCTCGTACGAGTTCGCCGTGTCTCCGGAGGTGTTCGACCGAACGTAGCCGAGCCACTCCTCGAACGCCTTCCGGGGAGTGATCGGGCGAAGGTCGTCCCGGGGATCGCGCCGCAGCTCCTGACTATCCATCTGACCCCACGACGCGAAGCTGATTCGGCCAGTCCGATCGGCAGCCCGGACAGGCCAGAATCTCGTTCCCCTGCGGGTCACGGCACGCCACCAGCTCCTCTCGGCTCGAGCAATCCGGCATCTCGCAGGTGTCGGGATGTCGCGCGCCGATGACCGCCTCCGACATGCTCACTCACCCCCTCCCTGCGTCGGCGTCACTTCCCCAGCCGACTCGTGGACCGTCACCGGCTCGACCGCCAGCGTGTGCCGCGTCGACGCCGGCACCATCTCCACCGTCCCGCGGGCGTCGTCGACGATCTCCCACTCCGTCGGCGCCGCGTTCAGTCCGTGCTCCGCGAACTCCTCCGCGACCGCCATCGCTTCCTCCTTCGTCGAGAACAGCGGGCCGACCGTTCGACCCAGCATCCCCGGCGACTTCTGGACGGTTCGGTAGACAACGATTCCTTCAGCCGTCTTGCCTTTCGACGCCATATCCGTCCCTGCGAACGTCCGACCCATAACGGTCGGCCGGGGTGTTCCGAATGGTTCCGGAAGTGGGGAAACCGCCAGACTACAGTCGATTTCGGATGTTCCGATCGGTGTTCCGGATGGATTCGATGCCTCCTGTCGTGCGGGAGATTCAAGCCCCCGCGTTCGTTCCTTCAGCATGGTTTCCGTGCTCTCTCACGGAAGCCCACGCGGACCCGCTGGCTCCAACAGCGGGGTCCGCATCGTTCTGACAGGGACCCATCGGCGAGCGACGGGTCCGCGACGAGCTTCCGTTACCTCAGCGCCAGGAACGGGGAGAAGATAAATCTACCCCACGAGTTCGTAATCTATGGATTACGTATTCGTCAGTATTGAAGTCCCTCCGAACCTGCTTTACGCTGTATGGACCCCATAATACGCGAATGTACAGGAGAGTGGACTGGATGAAGGCTGCTGACCAGTCCATCCTTCAGCTTCTGGCTCCGCCGAAGATGCTCGAGTTGACGCCCAGCAACGTCGCTCGAAACGTCGGGCTAAGTCGCGGGTACACGAGTGAGAGGCTGAGTACTCTCGAAGAACACGGGCTCGTAGAGGCCGATCGGGAGGGAGGACACCCTTATTACTCGATCACCGACAGGGGACAAGCGTTTCTCGACGGAAACCTGAGCCTCAAAGAATTGGAAGATTGAGTTTCCTGAAAATCTGGTCGGTGGATTTACATTTGGCCTGTTTATCCAATAGGTCGAGAGATGAAACGACGGAACTTCGTTGTCGCCGCTGCGGCTACCTCCACCCTCGCTGGCTGCTTGGACCAAGTTGATCCGAATAATGACTCCCAGCGTACTACAGAAAGGCCTGCTCAGAACGAGTCGACACAGACCCCTGTTCCGGCGAAGGTCTCCTGGGAGGAAGCATGGCTCACCGGAGAACAGTACGCGGTAACGGTCACCATCGAAATGCGCGGGTCGGATAGCGTCTCGATCACGACCCTGAGCGGTGACCAAGTGACCAAGATAACCAGCAGCGGCACCCACAAGATCGCAGGTGAGGGTACCAACTATGGAACTGCGAAGCTCGGTACATCTCTAAGCGCAAGTGCTGGCTCCCAGCTGCTCGGCTCCCACACAGTCGGGAGCAAAGAACAGCCTTCACTCCCCGCATTCCTCACAGGACTCTCCGGGAAGACGTTCCCGAATGAGCAGAGTGAGAAGACGTACTCCCGAGAGTTCAAACAGTCCGCTCATGGGACGCAGACTACCTTTACTCTGGACGTTCCGTCGAACCTCTACAAGTACTACAAAGAGAGGCTCAGGACACCCGAGTACGGTGCCTACGTCGCAGACAGGTATGATCGGGCGTATATCCAATCGATAACGGACGCTCTCGAGGACTACGGCGAGAGAAACGACCTCAGCGCACGGCAGATCGTTGACCACGCCGTCGCGATCGTTCAGGGAATGAAGTATACGCAGGATAAGCCTGCGACGGGATACAACGAGTACCCGAAGTACCCAGTCGAGACGCTGGTCGATCGTGGCGGCGACTGCGAGGATACGTGTATCTTGATGGCCGCGATGCTGAGGCAACTCGGGTATGGGGTCGTGTTGTTACTCATGCCGGAAGCCAACCATATGGCCGTCGGCGTCGCCGGTGAAGAATCGATCGAGGGCACGTACTACGAGAAGGACGAAACCCGGTACTACTACCTCGAAACGACCGGGGAGGGGTGGAACGTCGGTGAGGCACCAGAGAGTGTCAAAGACGTTCCTGCGGAACTTGTGCAGGTCCAGGACTACCCCGTTCTCGTATTCAGCTACGCCGTTACGGTTGACAGCGAGGGCGGCGTGAACAGCGAGATAGAGGTCGGGAACGTTGGCACGTCGACAGCCACCAACGGTGCCATTCAGATGGAGTTCCACGACAAGAGCGGAAACGTCGTCGCCTCGGATCGACAGACCCTCCCGAACCTGGATCCCGAGAGGTCGACGACGCTGAACATGAGTCTCATGCCTCCGGATGATCGCCCACTCCGGGCGCGGGTCGGCGTGCTCCTCGATGGATCGACCCACGATATGCACACTTCCGACTACCGCAGTCCGAGCAACTGAGATCCCCCCGAGAAATACGGTTCTATTGCGACCGCGTGGGGTCGCGGCTCGAGAAACCGACCCTCCCCGATTTTGCACACCGTCTCGCACGGCCCATGTGCAAAACCGACCGTCGCGCCGGCTCGATCACGCCGCCGATCCGGGCGATCGCGGCCGTCGACGACCCCCGTTTATGACCATGACCCGATTCAGCTACCCGATAGAACTACGTCAGCCGGTCGGATGTGCAAAACCGAATGCGAATCCAGAGCACCGACGAACGGAAGCGACGGTGGGAGCACCTGCAGGAAGCGACCGGCGAGAGCACTACGTCGGGCGCGCTCGACGTAGCCGCGAAGCACTACCTCCGCATGGCCGGCGGGACTACGGCGATGCCGACCGGCGCGCTCGAGGAGCTGCTCCGCGCCGCCGAGAACCGCGGGAGCCTCACCGGCGAGGAGATCGCGGAGATTCTGAGCACCGAGGAACTGCCGCTCGAGTACGAAACGGAATGGGGAGTCGGGGAGAAGTAGTCACTCGTCTCTCTCGATGATGAACCGGAACGATCCAGAGGAAGATCGGTTGTAGACTCTCTGGTTATCACGAATTTCAGCATCGTAGGATGCGTTAACCTCAATTTCTTGCGGGAGTTTATCCACCTCCCTCACGTTGAATTTGGTGCCAACCTTATCAGTAGATCCGGCGGTCAGAGTACCACTCTCGCCGATATGCTTCCTACTTATTCCGGCACTGAATTCTGCTTCTTCCGGGAGTTCAAACGTTTCTCCGGTCGATAAGTCGATCAACTCGAGCGAGACACCAACAGAATCTACAATCGCATCCATCTCACCACGGTTAGAGAACTGGACATGGAGAGGGTGAAAAGCAACTCTGCCGTGTTCTGTCGAATATTCTTCTCTTTCGATTAGGTTCATCTCAACATCTGAACGGGGCGTCCGACAGACCTGATACCAGAAGGTGAGCCCAGTGAAAATGAGGATTAGAACGGTACCAACCGCACTAAGAGTCTGAAGCATCCTACCGTCAGTATTGGCTACTTCCTGATAACTCTATGTCTAGTCCGCCCGCTGCTGCCGACCGAACGCATCCTCGTTCAGAATCCGCTGAGCCGCCAGCCGTTCGACCACCTCACACTCCTGCGGGTCCGGAAGGCTGCCGTCCTCGGCGACGCGGACCAGGTACGCGCGCTCGCCGAGCCGCTCCACGTCGACCTGCTGCTCGTCGGGAACCTCGCCGTCGTCGAGCACGCCGTCCTTCTCGAGGAACGCGCGCGGGATGGTGACCAGTCCGGAACTACCGTCGGTTCTGAGCTTCTGCATGGTCGGCCGCTGACCATCACCCGTGATAAAACTACGCCCGAGCCAGCCTTGGGCTGGCTTCCCCCTCGCTGAGCCGAGGTATTACGGAACCCCGTCGTCGGGGGGCGGTTGTAGCATGAGTACCAAAAGCTACGACCCCGAAGACATCGGGATGCTGGTTCTCGGTATGTTTTCGGCGGCCGTGATGGTTGGGATTGCCGAAATTTCGGCTTTCGGCTTCTCCCTGTCGGACAGTTTCACATTCCTTGGCAACACCACGACTCTCGCGTGGGTCGTGGCGGTCGGGACGTTCGTGGGGACGATCGTGACGAACGATCACACCGATCTCCTGACCGCGGGCGGACCGCGGAAACTGCTGGATAGTTCGCTAGACGATATGTACGGGTACACAGTTCTCGCTGCCGGCGGGCTGTTGGTGGCGTGGGTGTTCGTCCCGCAGGTGGCCGACTTCGTTACCGGGTCGGATCTCTGGGGCGTGGCCTACATCGGGCTGGTGGCCTCGAGCCAGATTACCCTCGGGTGGCTCTACTGAGGTGGTGGATGATGAGCAAACTGCGGAAGATCGGGTCGGCGGCGCTTCTGGTGGCGGTCGTCGTCGGGATGATCGCCGGAGCGACTGGCGGAGCGGTAGCACAAACGAGCACAGAAACACCGACAGCAACCCCCACCGCATCCGGGGGGGATGCTGTGGTAGCGAACTCCACGGTGTCGGTGGGGAACGATACCCGGAGCGTTTACGCGGATCTCACGGCGGGCTCGAGCTCAAGCGTGGATCTCGAGGTAACGTTCGTCGGGATCTCGGACGGGACAGAAACGGAGTTAGAAACGAGAAACATCAGCCTGACTGCCGGAGAGGAGCGACTGGTCGAACGGTCGAACGTGGACGTTTCGACGTACAACTCTTTCCGGGTCAAGGTCACAGCTCCGAACCTCGAGAGCACGAACGCGACCGCGGAGGTCGGGAAGGTCGCTAAGGTTGCCGGCGGCGGACTGATCGGCGGCGATCTCGGCGGCGATCTGTTCGAGGGAGGCATGGGGATCGGCGTGATCGTCGTGGCGGCGGGCGCGCTCTTGCTCGTCGGGAGGTCGTCCTGATGGCCTCGGCCGGCGAGCGGGCGTTTTCCCTGCTGCTGACTCTGCTGGTGGTTGGTTCTGCGGTCGGGGTGGGGGTCGCTCCCTCGCCGGCCGGGACAGCCATCGCACAGGCGGCCGATACCGAGGAGTGTTCCGCGTGGGATGCTATCCTGTACGACTTCGCAAATGTGGGGAATTTCAACCTGTTTGGCGGTGAGAAGGAGTCTAACCCATGTTCGGCGGAGTATGTGAAGGATGAAATCTCTGAGGAGTGGAACGCCACCGACGCGGCCGAGACGAAAGCGGAAATCCACGCGAGGGCGGGGCAACTCTCCGCCAGCAACACAGCTTATCTCGACGCGATCAACAACGGTCTCACAAACAGCGAGACGATCGCGTTTAGTCGAGCGGAGGCCGCCGCGGTCGAGACCCTCGCAAACGGCGGGACCGTCTCAGAGGCTCAGCAAGCTGCTAACGAGAGTATTGAGAATTTTTACGCAGTTAAACAACTTAACTTGGTAGATGAATGGAATGTCGGTGTTGAGACGGTCGTAGCTCTCGATCAAAGAGCAGCTAACACAACGGGGGTATCTGATAACTTTGTTAAACTATCAGTTATCGGGTCTGTCTCCCCCCGAGATGATAACAAAATCCGCGCTGTTGATGCACCGACAGAGGATGTCTCAGTATTGAATGGGACAGGTGTGTCCCTGAAACAAATACCGATAAAAGATAGCGCTGCCGAGGGGGACGCCTCTTTCCTCGATATAATTTACAACCCATCAAACGATCCATATATCGACGCGGGGGGCGCGACTACTGGGGTGTATGTGGTTGTGGATACCACGGAAAATCTCACATCTACAACAGCTATTCCTATAGCGGATTATCTTAACACATGGGAGAGTATTGAAAACAAATCCCAACAGACTAAGACAGAAGCCGCGGTCTACATCAATCAGTCCTTAGCGCCAGCCGCGGAGGATGGGAACATCTCGGACCACATCTCCCCGGCGACACTCGCACAGGAGTACGCGCAGGACTACAACGGATCGGATAGCTATGTCCGCGCCTTGGCGATCGCGGCTTACAGCGGGATGGAAACCCCATCGCTCGAGAACGTGGGGAGCATGACGGTGGAGATGAACGGAACGAGTTACACCGGACTGTTGCTCTCCCAGAGTGCGCCGGCCGATGGCTGGCAGTCCAACACGACGTATGATCCGGCAACGGTGGACGGGCTCCAACTGTTCGCCGTCGCCGGTGATACCGGCGAGGTGATGGAGCTGGATCAACCCTTCACGGTAAGCAAAATCACCGGCAAAGATGGGGGAGAGATCCAGACAGCGGATACAATTAGCCTAACTTACGACACGACGAACGCAGCGGAGAATTACTCCGAACGACAGGAACAGATCCGACAACTACAGCTCGAGTTAGAGGAGCGGAAGGCACAGGCAACAAGCGGACCCGTTGGCACAGGGTCCGGCGAGGGAGCGCTTAATGCGCTGGCTCAATTCCTCGGAGTTTCAGTCGGGGCGGCCGTGGGGGTCGTCGTTGTGGCGGGACTGATTATCGGGAAGATCTACACCGAGTACTAACGCCACCCCTAATTTTTCTTGACCATGACCGAGAACACAGAATCAGGAGCCAACGGCGAAGGAATCGCGCGGAGAACCATCCTAACGACGCTCGCAGGGGCCGCGGGGCTGGCGGGCGCGGGGTCCGCAGCCGGGCAGGAATCACCGACGCCACCGAGCACCTCGAGCACGGAGACAGAATCGGACACCGTAGCGGTAGAACTGGGGCCTGTGCGGATCAAGTCGTGGGAGTTTGAGAACAACGAGTTCAGAATCACCTTCGGCGCGGATTATCCCTCAGCCGTCAAAATCACCGACACGGGCGCGATGATGGGAGCGATGACGACCGGGAGCGGCGCGGGAATCACCGAGATCCCGACGCGCGGAGCGACAGTTACGGACGGCATGACCATGACCTACGCGGCGGAGGAGTTCGACGGTGCGTATGCGATAGCCGTGGCCTCGAGCGAAGCGGCGGCGCTAATCCGGACCGATAGCGTGGACGTCGGCGGTACGTCGATCAAGCTACAGACAGCGATGCTCGGGGGGCTCGGTGCGGCGGTCGGCGCGGGGGGACTGAGCTACAAGCGAGGGAAGGAAGCGCTCGAGGACGAGGACGAACCCAAATCGGAGAGAATCGTATGAGTCTCAGAGAAACGATAACGGAAGGAGTGTTCGACAACCTCCGAACGCTGATAATCGTAGGAGTCGGCTACGTAGTCCTCTCGAGCCAAGGATATGCGCCGGGGCTGTCGATCCCGGAGATACCGGCGTGGTGGCCGTTCCCCGTGGTAGTCGCGGGCGGTGCCGGCGCGGTCGCGTGGGTAGTCGGCGGGAAGATAGCGAAGCTAATCCCGGACCCGGACGGGC from Halolamina sediminis encodes:
- a CDS encoding DUF192 domain-containing protein is translated as MACDSSTTRDGGRDPPTADEAEVDGVETRLLADDVELAEGPLAQSLGLMFRRSIPEGYALAFPFDEPASRTIHTFFVFETARRALADRRRGGESRTPATVPRARRGLADTVVELPAGAADGVEPGDTVEVVSVTGRETATDYDRNSSAGARPSRVRTPTPTDKSSSACGTHLR
- a CDS encoding sensor histidine kinase, coding for MAFSFLGIQPKHGVYSLGILCFGLGVVHLLTEGEGLGTALESFIICSMSGLVLVTGYQLADRPISKRGQWQTVWVGVGVMVSFALLALSIWLIWSLEGDQTELSFLVSFASSLGAAVGVRGGLYAIESEERLDEARDLANLLTINQRVLRHNLRNELSVSLGYLRNIEAADRSAETERDVRMIEKHLQRLLTTTDRTREIVSIWENDRTVEFDLATVLEGQIARIREEYPGVEIATEFEADCRVNCHSALPRAIREALENAIEHTPEGTSITARVRRGRDGKAVVEICDTGKGIPKFDVEAIEGQKETPLNHTQGLGLWIIYWTVKVSDGTLDLVAGSPQGTTVRITLPEAG
- a CDS encoding tyrosine-type recombinase/integrase, encoding MDSQELRRDPRDDLRPITPRKAFEEWLGYVRSNTSGDTANSYERRVELFVSWCESEGMLNLNNVDGRDIKEYRDYRDPAVNRTTMKNELRTVRQFLEYGVALEAVEPALVEKIGHHIPSLTKGEESSDLTISRERVMAILAHLDKYRYATRDHALFLTLWDTGARISGVQALDVDDFDAEDGTVTFVSRPESETRLKNGQNGERMNVLDEKTVDVLRDYIREHRKKRTDEFGREPLFTTKFGRPTSSTIRRTTYTLTQPCSRGGCPHGEEPEACLYREHGHESKCPSSLSPHPIRTGRITDLRNRGVRIAHVAGRVDAMPDTIRAYYDKPDLGEDLARRRGPIANTGL
- a CDS encoding winged helix-turn-helix domain-containing protein, with the translated sequence MYRRVDWMKAADQSILQLLAPPKMLELTPSNVARNVGLSRGYTSERLSTLEEHGLVEADREGGHPYYSITDRGQAFLDGNLSLKELED
- a CDS encoding transglutaminase-like domain-containing protein, whose translation is MKRRNFVVAAAATSTLAGCLDQVDPNNDSQRTTERPAQNESTQTPVPAKVSWEEAWLTGEQYAVTVTIEMRGSDSVSITTLSGDQVTKITSSGTHKIAGEGTNYGTAKLGTSLSASAGSQLLGSHTVGSKEQPSLPAFLTGLSGKTFPNEQSEKTYSREFKQSAHGTQTTFTLDVPSNLYKYYKERLRTPEYGAYVADRYDRAYIQSITDALEDYGERNDLSARQIVDHAVAIVQGMKYTQDKPATGYNEYPKYPVETLVDRGGDCEDTCILMAAMLRQLGYGVVLLLMPEANHMAVGVAGEESIEGTYYEKDETRYYYLETTGEGWNVGEAPESVKDVPAELVQVQDYPVLVFSYAVTVDSEGGVNSEIEVGNVGTSTATNGAIQMEFHDKSGNVVASDRQTLPNLDPERSTTLNMSLMPPDDRPLRARVGVLLDGSTHDMHTSDYRSPSN